The stretch of DNA CTCGCCTGCTGATGCGGCCAATGAAATTCCACTATCGCCGGACTATGGGCGCATGGATGAGGTGCTGACGGCGCTTTATGGCACAGGCGACGGCGAGCGAAAAGCAGGCCTAGGCGGCTCGGCGCCCAGGGTGAGCCGTTGGCTGGGCGACATCCGCACCTATTTCTCCTCTTCGGTTGTAGCCGTTATGCAGCAGGATGCCATGGACCGCCTGGGCCTGCAGCAACTGCTGCTGGAGCCCGAGATTCTGCGCACGGTGCAGGCCGATGTGCATTTGGTAGGCACCTTGATGGCGTTGAGCCGCGTGATGCCGCAGAAGGTCAAGCATACGGCCCGTGAGGTGGTGGGCAAGGTAGTGCACGAGCTGGAGCAGAAACTGGCCAACCCGTTACGCCAGGCAGTGCAGGGTGCCTTGAGCCGGGCGGTGCGCAACCCACGCCCCCGCTACGCCGAAATAAACTGGGCCGCTACCATTCGGGCTAACCTCAAGCATTACCAACCCGCTTACAAAACGGTGGTCCCGGAAAAGCTCATCGGCTATGGACGGCGCGGCCAGGCCCTCAAGGAAATTGTGCTGTGCGTAGACCAAAGCGGCTCCATGGCCTCCTCAGTGGTGTACGCGGGCGTATTTGGCGCGGTGCTGGCCTCCATCAAAGCCGTGAAAACCCATATGGTAGTGTTTGACACGGCTGTAGCTAACCTCTCCGAGAACCTGCAGGACCCCGTAGATCTGTTATTCGGAGTGCAGCTCGGTGGGGGCACCGATATCAACCTGGCCCTTACCTACTGCCAGCAGCTCATCACCCGCCCCACCGACACCATCTTGGTACTCATCAGCGACTTGTATGAGGGCGGCAACGAGCGGGAAATGCTCAAGCGCGCCGCCTCCCTAAAAGCGACCGGCGTAACGGTAGTAGCTCTACTAGCCCTCTCCGACGACGGCGCCCCGAGCTTTGACCGGCGGATGGCGGAGAAACTAGCTGCGTTAGGCCTTCCTAGCTTTGCCTGCACCCCAGCGCAATTTCCGGAACTGATGGCGGCTGCCATTCAGGGGCAGGAGCTCAAAGGCAGCTATGGGCAAGCCTGACGTGGCCTGATGCGCGTGTGTAAGAGAGAGATGCCACGCGGCCCTGGATAACGTAACGGGCAACTGCTGTAGTAAGAGCTAGCCCCTCCCACAAAAGAGCTTATTGGCAGTATGCGCCAATATTTCGCGGGCGTATTTCTGGGTGCTATGCCTCTATTATCAATGGCTCAACTTTGAGAATAGCTGCTGTGCAATTGGTCCAGTATGCAGCCGAAGCCAACCTCCTACGCAAGCTTGCTACCGGTAACGTTTACGATAGCAAGTAGCTTATTCTTTGCGCTATATGATTTGGGGTTTGGGCGGCAATAAGATGCTGTGCGCGTGAGAATAGCTTCCATTTTCACCGTTTATTTGTGCCCTACAACCAGTTGATCTACCTCTCTTTCGGAGGAAATCTGCCCGTCTGAAATCTCCTAAACGATTGATTTCAGGAAGCTAGGTCACCGACGCTTTGACTACAAACTCCTTATGATGAAGATAAAGAAGGCCGTGATTACGGCGGCAGCCCGCGGCGTGCGGCTCTACCCAGTTGCTGATACCATCCAAAAATCTATGCTGCCCGTGGTGGATGTGGATGGCCTGCACAAGCCGGTCATTCAGATAATTGCGGAGGAGGCCTTTAGCAGCGGTATTGAGGAGTTGTGCATTGTATGCGCCCCCGGCGACGGGGAGCGGTACCTGGCCGCCTTCCACTCCCTGCGCAACAACCTGCTGAAGTCGTACCAAGGTATTGATTGGGCGAAGCAGGAAGCCGAGAAAATTGACCACCTGCTCAGCCGCACGCAGTTCGCGGAGCAGCAGGAGTCCCGTGGCTACGGCCACGCCGTGTACTGCGCCAAGGATTTCGTAAACGGCGAGCCTTTCCTATTGATGCTGGGTGATTATCTCTACGTTTCCGATGTACCCCGGCAGCGTTGCGCCGCTCAGCTACTAGAGTTGGCCGGACAGGAAGAATGCGCCGTATCGGCCGTAAACCCCACTATTGAGCACCAGGTAAGCCGCTATGGCACCGTTACGGGCAAGCACTTGGCAGGCCAAGTAGGTATTTATCAGATTGATAAAATCATCGAGAAGCCTTCCTTGAGCCTGGCTGAGTTGGAGCTGCAAACCCCTGGCCTACGCGCTGGGTACTACCTATGCTTCTTCGGGATGCACGTACTTACGCCCGCCATTTTCACCATCCTGGAGTCGCAGCTAACCCAGGATAACGCCAACGTGCTGCTCACGCCTGCCCTGCAGGAGCTGGCCGCTTCCGATAAGTACCTGGCCCTGGAAGTGAAAGGCAGCCGCTACGACCTCAGCCGTAAGCAGGGCCTGCTCCGGGCCCAAATCGCGCTCGGCCTGGCCGGCGAAGCCCACGACGAAACTCTCACTACCCTAGTAGAGTTGCTGGCCGAAGCCAATGCCCGCAAGCCTCAGCAGAGCTAGAGTCGAAGCATCAGCTTCCTCCTCAGGTAATGTTGCGCATCAAGCAAGGAGGGGCTGGGAGTGGTTGACTAATCGTTGCTTATTCAGGCCGTCATGCTGAGCGGAGCCGAAGCATCTCTACCTCTGGCTAACCAACTGGCCTAGGCCACTACAACGAAGTGGTAGAGATACTTCGACAAGCGGACGCCAGATCAAGCATAACGAACTCGAGTGTTGCTCCACTAGCATCAACCACCCCACAGCCTCTCTTGCTCGATATGCTCCATCTAAGGCAGGGACCCTAACTCTACTTCTAGGCCACTCCTACCTGAGAATTTACGCTATAAACTTTACGCTTCTTCATGAATGCATTCATAGATACTATTACCTCCACCGACCCGGCGGTGCGGAACCGGTCGTTTTACGACCTGAGCCGCGGGCTGCCGGCCCGGGCGCTGCTGCAGCATCTGCGGGAGCTGGACGAGTTCCGGAAGGCCACGCCCAACCTCTACGACAAGGTGCGGGCCATTCTGTTTCTGTACGCCGGCTTTCGATTTTTTTTGCAGGAGTCGCCGGAAATCTCGCCGGTGGGCAACATTCCGTATGCGGGTTTTGAGGATTTGCTCGGCCGCCGGTTTGAGCACGCCATTAGTACCTTCCTGAAGGAACTTGACACGCATGGCTCCAACGCCACGCTGTTCAGCGCTCTGGCCGAGAGCTACCACCACCTCTCCTTCCAGATTCTGGCCGACCAGGTGCGCAAGAGTGTGCGCTCCAGCAAGGGCAACCAGTGGATGTTCCGGGTAGGCCACCAGGAAGAGCATCCCATCCGGATTCATCCGCAGCTGCTGCAGCGCCAGGAAGGCAGCTTGTTCTACCCCGTCCTGCACGAGAGCACCTCCGTGCGCATGGACCTCACGCACAGCGGCTGGTCGGATATTTTCTTTCTGGGCATGGACTATCCCGAGGGGGCCCGCGTGGTGAACCTTTCCATCGACCTGGGCATGTTTGGGCGCGACAAAGACATTCTGCCGCCCCTGCACGCCTATGTGCGCGTGATTCCGGACCCCGTGCTGCGCCTAACCAGCATCGACCTGAACACCACCAAGGACATCCACGACCTGGCCGACCTG from Hymenobacter taeanensis encodes:
- a CDS encoding VWA domain-containing protein, which produces MSSSSAARWKLVLGSPADAANEIPLSPDYGRMDEVLTALYGTGDGERKAGLGGSAPRVSRWLGDIRTYFSSSVVAVMQQDAMDRLGLQQLLLEPEILRTVQADVHLVGTLMALSRVMPQKVKHTAREVVGKVVHELEQKLANPLRQAVQGALSRAVRNPRPRYAEINWAATIRANLKHYQPAYKTVVPEKLIGYGRRGQALKEIVLCVDQSGSMASSVVYAGVFGAVLASIKAVKTHMVVFDTAVANLSENLQDPVDLLFGVQLGGGTDINLALTYCQQLITRPTDTILVLISDLYEGGNEREMLKRAASLKATGVTVVALLALSDDGAPSFDRRMAEKLAALGLPSFACTPAQFPELMAAAIQGQELKGSYGQA
- a CDS encoding UTP--glucose-1-phosphate uridylyltransferase, whose amino-acid sequence is MMKIKKAVITAAARGVRLYPVADTIQKSMLPVVDVDGLHKPVIQIIAEEAFSSGIEELCIVCAPGDGERYLAAFHSLRNNLLKSYQGIDWAKQEAEKIDHLLSRTQFAEQQESRGYGHAVYCAKDFVNGEPFLLMLGDYLYVSDVPRQRCAAQLLELAGQEECAVSAVNPTIEHQVSRYGTVTGKHLAGQVGIYQIDKIIEKPSLSLAELELQTPGLRAGYYLCFFGMHVLTPAIFTILESQLTQDNANVLLTPALQELAASDKYLALEVKGSRYDLSRKQGLLRAQIALGLAGEAHDETLTTLVELLAEANARKPQQS